gacaaaattttctagagaaataaaattttgacaacattttctatagaaataaaaaattttgacaacattttctatagaaataaaaaattttgacaacattttctatagatataaaattttaacaaaattttttctctagaaataaaatttagatataaaattttgacaaaattttctatagaaataaaaaattttgacaatattttctatagatataaaattttaacaaaattttctatagacataaaattttgacaaaattttctattaatataaaattttgaaaaatttttctctagaaataaaattttgacaaaattttctatagaaataaaaaattttggcaaaattttcaaccaattatcagaataaattcaggcagttcactaaacccaaaagtgaaccaaacttgaaccttccgaaaaaaggttttatatgatagccggcttatgccgaaataaattcgtacaaacatatctcttttcctttgccaccgtcaaatcatcgatttgagtgcagttggctggattaaaattttgacaaaaaaaaattttgatataaaattttgactaaattttctatagatataaaattttgacaaaaatttctatagatataaaattttgacaaaattttctatagatataaaattttgacaaaattttgtataacaatTCTTGTTACAGAGTTTAAGCAACTCTTGTTACAGTGTTTTCGAAATGAATGATTTATAgaagaataaattaattaataaagatGTCTGTCATTGCCAATGGTAGTTATCCTTATTTTCTGGAATAAGTATTGGTGGATATTATTTGAACCTttagtcatatttttattttttatttattagttttaattttattatttgctttATTTTCGCTTATTTCGTTTGCACTTATATATTCTAcacttttttaaatatattattatattattctttaattaaatagtaaatttattttagattttatataattaattagttATAGAGGCAATGCGCTATTATTGGCCTTTCTGGCttattgtattaaaataaaattttgacaaaattttctagagaaataaaatttgtgaaaattttctagagaaataaaattttgacaaaattttctagagaaataaaattttgacaaaattttctatagatataaaattttgacaaaattttctatagaaataaaattttgacaacattttctatagaaataaaattttgacaacattttatagagaaataaaattttgacaacattttctatagatataaaattttaataaaattttctatagatataaaattttgacaaaattttctatagatataaaattttgacaaaattttctattaatataaaatcctctacttgcagcaaaactatcaaccaatatcagaataaattcaggcagttcactaaacccaaaagtaaaccaaacttgaaccttccgaaaaaaggttttatatgattttgaaaaaattttctctagaaataaaattttggcaaaatgttctattaatataaaatcctctacttgcagcagaactatcaaccaattatcagaataaattcaggcagttcactaaacccaaaagtgaaccaaacttgaaccttccgaaaaaaggttttatatgatagccgtcttatgccgaaataaattcgtacaaacatatctcttttcctttgccaccgtcaaatcatcgatttgagtgcagttggctggattaaaattttgacaacattttctatagatataaaattttgacaaaattttctatagatataaaattttgacaaaattttctatagaaataaaattttgaaaaaaatttctatagaaataaaaaaaattgacaacattttctatagatataaaattttaacaaaatttcctatagatataaaattttgacaaaatgttctatagatataaaattttgacaaaattttctattaatataaaattttgaaaaaattttctctagaaataaaattttgacaaaattttctatagaaataaaaaattttctataattataaaatcctctacttgcagcaaaactatcaaccaattatcagaataaattcaggcagttcactaaacccaaaagtaaaccaaacttgaaccttccgaaaaaaggttttatatgattttgaaaaaattttctctagaaataaaatttttgcaaaattttctattaatataaaatcctctacttgcagcagaactatcaaccaattatcagaataaattcaggcagttcactaaacccaaaagtgaaccaaacttgaaccttccgaaaaaaggttttacatgatagccggcttatgccgaaataaagtcgtacaaacatatctctctttctttcaaatcatcgatttgagtgcagttggctggattaaaattttgacaaaattttctatagatataacattttgacaaaattttctatagatataaatttttgacaaaattttctatagatataaaattttgacaaaattttctatagatataaaattttgacaaaattttcacattatATTCGGCACATCTATTTACGGActtaaatacatctagatttggaATTTCTGTCAAATCGGAGTGTCTTGATGCCCAAATCCGGTGAAAAAGCGAAGTACCACCTCAGCACGTTTGTGGGTGCGGTTACAGATAACAAGGTGTAGGAAAAGTACACGAAAATCGCATAATTCAAACGCCGGTTTAGCTAAAGCGCTACAGctgtaaaaaaatgttacgGGTCTGGAGAAGGCAGACGGAGTTGTAGTGTACCGGTCGCCGGTCAAAGAAATAATCTAGCGCAGTCATTTTAACTTCTTCCTCACTCCAACTCTGTATCTCTTTGCAAAACAAAATCATTTCCATTTATGGTCATAGCATATGAACAAAAAGCCACCTATGTTAtgcttttatttattcgttgttgttgttattccaTGTATAACAACTATATATCTCTTTGGCCTATTTCACCAATATGACTAATTTATTGAACAAAAAACAGCCGGTGTGGATAAAAATAGATTTAGATTTCGTTCGTATCACTTTTTTACtctaaatagaaaattattaaatggTATTTTCTATTACAAAACACTCACTGTTTTCATAggctggttgttgttgttgctgttgagcCATAATGTTATTGTAAAACTAAATCAGTCAAATACTTTaggatttatataaaaaaaatatgcaaaaatatatatttttgtttcaaaaaattaacACTAGCACTTTTATCGCGACCGACGAGCGCACTTCCTCCTCCCTGTTTCACTGTAAGTGTGTGCGTTTTCGATTCCCAAAGTGAACTCCGTAGCCAAATCAAAAGAGATGTGTGACGgtgttaataataataaaatagtgGCAACACTATATGTATTCACcgccagagagaataaaaatgcaagaggacgaaactgtgaagcgaaatggcgtcagtaggtggcagtcatggggaaaatttccttaatatcatacagtttttgtcgacgcttctctcaaatatcatacagtttgcgtcggcgtcacccagttcagttctctgccggctttacgaaacgCAAAGAAAATAGGATgtagaacctactttgtaataacaaatgttattttatataaatctcttcattctattaaattttttggcaaacaatttaaaattataactgccttcataaagaatttatcaaaacagcgcttcgaccgcaacgttgGTAATAAccaagctgcaggcattgtgcgacatctatacggttgaaattttttgtttttgtggaaGTGTgattttcgttctcttgtgcTTTTATTCTCTCTGTTCACCGCAATGACCATTCGTAATATAATACGCCGCTCAGTTCATAAGTTTTTCTATACGATAATACTCGTGTCCACAGTATAAGTTTTGTTCGAAGACGTAATCGATACTGCAGCTTGTTAatgtgatcgataacacatttatcgcCGGCAATATTTAGTGTTTGCCCACTCTTTAAGTTACTTTACAAACATAGGCATTTCAATCGGGTATACTTAATGATTGAACGAATCCGACGTCCAGATTATATGTTCAGATATATCCAAGATATCGTTataatactacgttcgcactagaaGGAAATCTCGCTATTTATAACCAAAATCTCTTTACACTATTGGGATTATACTATCATGTAATCTACATATCCTATTATATCcctatttgtatatatttatgtattatgACATTTATTGTATTCCTTATGTTATTGACATTTAGTAATAAAGAGTTCTACTTCCGCTGTAACCGTGCGCTCTACTATAGGTTATGTTCCcagcttagaaataaaattataattcatcCTAAATTATCAATCTAATCTCGACATGTCGAAGCCGGAAAGTAATACAGGAGGATTGTCTATCGAAAGACTTTTTGGGTGAGAAAATTATCCCACCTGGAAAATTGCTGCGCAGGCTTATTTGGATTTAGATAATCTTTGGACTACCACGATCGATTATGAAGTCGATGAACAGGGAAATCCAAAAAAAGATGTGAATCCAGATCAAGACAGGAGAGCGAAAAGTAAGCTGACGTTGATAATCGACCCGGTATGTTATGTTCACatacaaaatgtaaaaacaGCAAAAGACCTTTGGAACCAGCTAGCAAAAGCATACGAAGATTCTGGACTGACTCGACGCGTAGCATTATTGCGAAAGCTGATCACAACGTCTCTTGCAAGCTGTGGATCGATGGAAGTATATGTAAAAGAAATTGTTACGACTGCACAATCTTTGAACGGTATTGGTTTCACGATAAGTGAAGAATGGGTTGGCTCATTGTTACTTGCTGGACTACCCGATGAATACCGACCAATGATTATGGCTTTGGAAAACTCAGGAATTAGCATCACTGGAGATAGCATAAAGGTAAAACTTCTGCAAGAAATACCAAGTGCATGCGAAACATCTGCATTTAAAGCTTCACAAAGAAAGTTCCAACaagtaaacaacaaaaaaggccCGAAATGTCGGAAATGCCAGAAATATGGTCATATAGCAAAATATTGTCACACGAAAGTCCCAACATCTGACAGCAGTGATAGAAAATATGATGCGTACTCAGCTGTTGCTCTTTCGACGCTAAACACAACCAACAACAACGATTGGTACTTTGACTCTGGTGCTACATCACATATGACGTTCAATTCGGATTTGTTGACAAACATTAATTCAAAAACTGGAACAGTTTCAACAGCAAATAAAGGGATAATGCAAATAAAAGCGTCTGGTACATCAACAATACGTCCTGATTGTCATGACACagacatagaaataaataatgtatTGCACATTCCTGATTTGTCAACTAATTTACTCTCGGTAAGTCAAATTGTGAAGAGAGGTCATTGTGTTATATTTAGCAAAAACGGTGTTGAGGTGTTGAACCCGGAAAACAAagtaatttctacaggaaaacatATAAACGGTCTGTTTAAATTGGAGTGTAAAACCACTAATAAAGCATTTGCATGTGGGGCAACTGCAAGTTACAATTTATGGCACAGACGTATGGGTCATCTTAACctcaaaagtttacaaaaactaaaaaatggtTTAGCAACTGGCATAGAATTTTCGAATGACAACGCGAATGATTGTAAAATTTGTCCAATGGGTAAGCAAATTAGATTGCCATTCAACAAAAATGCACATAGAGCTTCGGAGATACTCGAGGTGGTACATTGTGACGTTTGCGGCCCAATGGAAGAACATTCTCTTGGAGGAAGtcgatattttttaacatttatcgACGACAAAacacgaaaaatttttatttattttcttccaACGAAAAGTGAAAGTGAAGTTGctgccaaatttaaagaatttttgtgtTTTGCGGAGAGACAAAGTGGTAAACAACTAAAAACCATACGCACCGATAATGGAACGGAGTTTGTAAACAAAACCTTTCGGCGCATAGTAAAAGAGAATGGGATAGATCACCAAACAACAAATGTACATACACCTGAGCAAAATGGAGTTGCCGAACGCAACAACAGATCAATTGTTGAAAAAGCGAGATGTATGTTAGCAGatgcaaatttgccaaaaatattttgggCAGAAGCTGCAGCATATTCGGTTTATTTACTTAACCGGTCACCATCGAAAGGCACTGGCATCACTCCTGAAGAGGCGTGGAATGGCAGGAAACCTGATCTGTCACATATAAAAGTTTTTGGAACAAATGCTATGGTCCATATACCCAATGCAAATCGTAAAAAGTGGGATGTAAAAGCAAAAGAATGTGTTTTAGTAGGCTTCGATGAGCACACAAAAGGTTACCGTTTTTATGATCCGGATAAAAACATGGTGTTCAAAAGCCGTAATGTATCATTCATTGATGAAAACATATCTACAGATACTCCTGCGAAGTTTGCGATCAAGACAAAACATAGCAAAGTCGGTCTAGATTTAAGAGAAAATGCACTAGAAGAACAAAGTCAAACTGAAATTATAAACAGAAATGAAGTGGCAGAACAACAACAAACTGAAATTACCCCAACTGATTCAACGGAcgacgtaaacaaaacaaatcaacAAGTTTCTCAGCAGCAGCATACTGCAACACAGTCATTAAGACGGAGTGGAAGAAACCGAAAGAAACCCGTTAGATTATATGAATACGTCACTGGCAATGAAAGTACATCATCAGATGAGTATGAAACAGCTGTTTTGCGAAATGAtgaacaacaaaatattttacgaaatGATGAACAAGGAGATGGTAACTCAACATGTAGTTCTGAAGTCAACTTTATTGGATTTTCTGGATTGGCGGCGCCTCCATTGCAACCAAATAGCCGAAAATTGTTTCCCCAACAAAAGGTTAAGCACGGCGATGAGGGGCGCATATTTAAAGGCaagtattttgaaattaattttaaaaataaacaaaatactgCATCACAATTGTTTCAGACATACATGGATGATCCGGCGACGCTAGAAGAAGCATTGGCACGGCCAGATGCGAATCACTGGAAGCTGGCAATGGAAGAGGAATATCAATCTCTGATGCAAAACAATACTTGGTCAATGTCAGAATTGCCACCAAACCGCAAGGCAATCAAATGTAAATGGATTTTTCGAACCAAACGTGACGTCACTGGTAGCATTGATCGTTATAAAGCGCGATTGGTCATAAAAGGATACTCGCAGCGAAAGGGGGTGGATTATGATGAAACGTACTCGCCAGTTATACGTCATAGTTCCCTACGATACCTTTTTGCAATCGCGGCAAAACTAAATCTACAAGTTGAACAAATGGATGCCATCACAGCATTTCTACAAGGCAATATTGAAGAGGAGATCTACATGGAACAGCCACCGCTATACACGGATCATTATAATGCGTCAAAAGTATGTCGTCTAAATAAAGCATTGTATGGGCTAAAACAGTCAAGCAGAGTTTGGAACAAAGAATTAAACAAGGTACTAGAAGCTAGTGGACTACAAAAGTCAAAATATGATCCATGTGTATTTTACAAACTCGAAGACAACAAACTACTTATAGTAGCTGTATATGTGGATGACATCTTACTGTTCTGTAACAATGATAAATGGCTCAAGAATATAAAAGGTCACCTTAACCGTAAATTTCACATGAAAGACCTTGGAGCCGCGAAACAAATTCTTGGAATGAGAATCACTCGTGAAGAAGGTAAAATTTCTCTTGATCAAGAACACTATATTGAGAGCATTCTTGAAAAATTTGGAATGAAGAATGCAAAACCAGTCAGCACACCTATGAATGcaagtgaaaaatattcaaaagatgACTGTCCCACCACATCCGAGGAAatgaagaaaatggaaaatattccGTACCAGGAAGCTATCGGATGTCTTATGTATTTGTCTCAATGTACTAGACCAGACATTACATTCGCTGTAAATAAATTGAGTTGCTTCAACGCAAATCCTGGAACCCATCATTGGTTAGCagtaaaacatattttaaggTATTTGCGTGGCacctcaaaattaaaattgaatttcttgaaAGATGAGAGAAGTGATATCATCGGATACACTGACGCAGACTGGGCTGGTAGTGTTGATGATAGGAAATCTACGACAGGCTATGTCTTTATCGCTCAAGGGGGAGCCATATCCTGGTGCTCAAAACGGCAACAAACCGTAGCCCTCTCATCGTGTGAAGCTGAATACATTGCTCTTTCAGCAACTGTTCAAGAAGCAATATGGTGGAGTGGTATAGAATCACATTTTTACCCGAGTCCAAAATCGATGCAAATAGCTTGCGATAATCAAAGTGCCATATCGATTGCATCAGCAAGTGGAGACCATTCCAGAACTAAACACATTGATGTTCGTCATCACTTTGTGCAAGATCAATTACAAAATGGAAAGTTTAAAGTGAACTACATAAGCACAAACGAACAGGTTGCTGATATCCTAACAAAACCGCTTGAAAAGAATAAATTGGAATTATTCAGAAAGGCAATGGGGCTTCAATAGAATATCCAGATTAAGGAGGAGTATTGGGATTATACTATCATGTAATCTACATATCCTATTATATCcctatttgtatatatttatgtattatgACATTTATTGTATTCCTTATGTTATTGACATTTAGTAATAAAGAGTTCTACTTCCGCTGTAACCGTGCGCTCTACTATATACACATCTCAAGTGTTCGGACtggcaaaataacgagatttcgtagatttgaggatttaacagctgtttataaatatatcaatacaaacacaaacccGTATGTGTACACCCACACATACATTCATCTACAAGGAAAATTGGGGCAAGGTTGCAAAAAGcacatttttagtactaaaaccacagATAAtgtgctttacagactatcagctaTTCCGGAggaaatgtcggtgtttgtaaagaatcttacagtgtgtcgaatcgatacgacttgtcggcgatgactaaataatcggtaaatgtgttgtcgatcccataaacatgcagcagtatcgattatgccttcggacttaacttataatgtgcacaatatatgggatatgttcgacacgagcactgtcgtccggaataactaagttaagtccgaaggcataatcccctgccaacattttttcaatttggggactcttttgagaatccccactacgtcgaaaacaatcatatacgatatcaaaaactcgtcggaaaagcgccgtcactattgagaagttgtaccacgccaa
This is a stretch of genomic DNA from Haematobia irritans isolate KBUSLIRL chromosome 4, ASM5000362v1, whole genome shotgun sequence. It encodes these proteins:
- the LOC142235369 gene encoding uncharacterized protein LOC142235369, with the translated sequence MSKPEKNYPTWKIAAQAYLDLDNLWTTTIDYEVDEQGNPKKDVNPDQDRRAKSKLTLIIDPVCYVHIQNVKTAKDLWNQLAKAYEDSGLTRRVALLRKLITTSLASCGSMEVYVKEIVTTAQSLNGIGFTISEEWVGSLLLAGLPDEYRPMIMALENSGISITGDSIKVKLLQEIPSACETSAFKASQRKFQQVNNKKGPKCRKCQKYGHIAKYCHTKVPTSDSSDRKYDAYSAVALSTLNTTNNNDWYFDSGATSHMTFNSDLLTNINSKTGTVSTANKGIMQIKASGTSTIRPDCHDTDIEINNVLHIPDLSTNLLSENI